The following proteins are co-located in the Moraxella nasovis genome:
- a CDS encoding YjgN family protein yields the protein MSKNIYTDISEPAPTAQATPSPNPHHQNPTAYRFEFLGTGLAYFKIWIVNLVLTILTLGIYSPWAKVRRLRYFYGNTKLNNRTFDFTANPKRILVGRLIAIGIYLVVSTVWRFSPEVAIAGSALLFVIYPWLMRSSLRFMARNSQYNNVRFAFNGGLGAAYGLFIAILLLLLLNIISFGLLLPLTWWMFKRYQFNETYFGQLKFNFNTSIWDVYKACILPMIILILVALALIAIGLLSKNLNEGGFSITHWLILIAYLSMLLVIPLMQGYVHKAIWGKLTLGNNRFELVNFSPLKFAFIHLTNYFAIILTLGLLYPWAAVRIHRYKTETLSLIAYDNFDAIATPSVDNVSPLGEEISDVFDFDVSW from the coding sequence ATGTCAAAAAACATCTACACTGACATTAGCGAACCTGCACCTACTGCACAAGCTACCCCAAGTCCTAACCCACATCACCAAAACCCAACCGCATATCGTTTTGAATTTTTGGGTACAGGTTTGGCGTATTTTAAGATTTGGATTGTCAATCTTGTGCTAACCATCTTAACGCTTGGCATCTACTCACCGTGGGCAAAGGTACGCCGATTACGCTACTTTTATGGTAACACCAAGCTTAATAATCGCACGTTTGATTTTACTGCCAATCCCAAACGCATCTTAGTCGGACGACTCATCGCCATCGGTATTTATCTTGTCGTCAGCACGGTTTGGCGGTTTTCACCTGAGGTGGCAATCGCAGGCTCTGCCTTATTATTCGTCATTTATCCTTGGCTTATGCGTTCGTCGTTACGCTTTATGGCAAGAAACAGCCAATATAATAATGTGCGTTTCGCCTTTAATGGTGGTCTTGGGGCAGCTTATGGACTGTTTATTGCAATACTTTTATTACTTTTATTAAATATTATCAGTTTTGGTTTACTACTTCCTTTAACGTGGTGGATGTTTAAGCGTTATCAATTCAACGAAACGTATTTTGGACAATTAAAATTCAATTTTAATACCAGCATTTGGGACGTGTATAAGGCGTGCATCCTGCCGATGATTATCCTAATCTTGGTGGCATTGGCATTGATAGCTATTGGTTTATTAAGTAAAAACTTAAATGAAGGTGGCTTCTCTATTACACATTGGCTAATTCTCATTGCATACTTATCAATGCTACTTGTGATACCACTTATGCAAGGCTATGTACATAAAGCAATTTGGGGTAAATTAACCTTAGGCAATAACCGCTTTGAGCTTGTTAATTTTAGCCCATTAAAGTTCGCTTTTATTCACTTGACTAACTATTTTGCCATCATATTAACCCTAGGGCTTTTGTATCCGTGGGCAGCTGTGCGTATCCATCGGTATAAGACCGAGACGCTAAGCCTTATCGCTTATGATAACTTTGATGCGATAGCCACACCGAGCGTGGATAATGTCTCACCGCTTGGCGAAGAGATTAGCGATGTGTTTGACTTTGATGTGTCTTGGTGA
- the clpP gene encoding ATP-dependent Clp endopeptidase proteolytic subunit ClpP yields the protein MLNLKQNPYFDQLSDTFHTAPQSALVPMVIEQSGRGERSFDIFSRLLRERVIFLTGQVEDNMANLIVAQLLFLEADNPEKDIHVYINSPGGVVTAGMAIYDTMNFIKPDVSTICMGQAASMGSFLLSAGQKGKRYALANSRIMIHQPLGGFRGQASDIEIHAREIIQLKAKLNQLLAEHTGQPIEVLERDTDRDNFMSAKRAMEYGLVDTVLDKRPKSLS from the coding sequence ATGTTAAATTTGAAACAAAATCCGTATTTTGATCAACTCAGTGATACTTTTCACACCGCACCACAGTCTGCCCTAGTGCCGATGGTGATTGAGCAATCAGGACGTGGTGAGCGTTCTTTTGATATTTTTTCACGTCTTTTGCGTGAGCGTGTGATTTTTTTGACAGGGCAGGTTGAAGATAATATGGCAAACTTAATTGTCGCTCAGCTTTTGTTTTTAGAAGCGGATAACCCTGAAAAAGACATTCATGTGTATATTAATTCACCAGGTGGCGTGGTAACCGCAGGCATGGCGATTTATGACACCATGAATTTTATCAAGCCCGATGTATCAACCATCTGTATGGGGCAAGCAGCGAGTATGGGCTCGTTCTTGCTGTCAGCAGGTCAAAAGGGCAAGCGTTATGCTTTGGCGAACTCTCGCATCATGATTCATCAGCCTTTGGGTGGTTTTCGTGGACAAGCGTCTGATATCGAGATTCACGCTCGTGAAATCATTCAGCTAAAAGCCAAGCTAAATCAACTGCTTGCCGAGCATACAGGACAGCCCATTGAGGTGCTTGAGCGTGATACTGACCGTGATAACTTTATGAGTGCTAAGCGTGCGATGGAATACGGTTTGGTGGATACAGTACTTGATAAGCGTCCAAAATCTCTATCATAA
- the pgi gene encoding glucose-6-phosphate isomerase has product MKGHSACQSTWQALEQLAKNELDLNQLFTSNPLRGSKYAVQACDIYMDFSKQAINDTILDKLLTLADDCDLSNKINELITGKKVNDTENRPALHTALRSPKDEPLFVDGIDVNVNVHDSLDKAQTIVNRIRQKIWRGYTGKAITDVVNIGVGGSDLGPLMATTALDEWADTDIRVHFVSNMDGTQLDSLLKVLNRQTTLFIISSKSFGTIDTLSNAQTALAWLLGRVGRDTPWIKDSILRRHFIGISTRPDKMNEWGIHSDNQLLLWDWVGGRFSMWSVIGLAIAIKIGMGHFYELLAGANQLDRHFATAPFCQNLPVLLGLIGVWNSTFLDINAHTVLPYDGRLSFFPNYLTQLEMESNGKSVGRDGQSVAYSTCPVLWGDIGSNAQHAFYQLLHQGTQRVSCDFITPIHRYNDRQTSNDELTNQHKLSLSNCLAQSQVLAFGNGALPSELVPNDDQFSKFKQYRGNQPSTTLLLKDLNPKTLGALIALYEHKVYVMSVIWHINPFDQWGVEVGKVMANQVYDALTNGVISTGFDSSTNQLLNVIKGAV; this is encoded by the coding sequence ATGAAAGGACATTCAGCCTGTCAAAGCACTTGGCAAGCCTTAGAACAACTTGCCAAAAATGAGTTGGATTTAAATCAATTATTTACGAGCAATCCTTTGCGTGGCAGTAAGTATGCTGTGCAGGCGTGCGATATTTACATGGACTTTAGCAAACAGGCGATAAATGACACGATTTTAGATAAGTTATTGACGCTTGCTGACGATTGTGATTTATCTAATAAAATCAATGAGTTAATCACTGGTAAAAAAGTCAATGACACCGAGAATCGCCCAGCTTTGCACACAGCTTTACGCTCGCCCAAAGATGAGCCGTTATTTGTTGATGGCATTGATGTTAATGTTAATGTGCATGACAGTTTGGATAAAGCACAAACTATCGTCAATCGCATTCGCCAAAAAATCTGGCGCGGCTATACAGGCAAGGCGATTACTGATGTGGTTAACATCGGTGTGGGTGGCTCTGACCTTGGCCCTTTAATGGCGACTACTGCCCTTGATGAGTGGGCAGATACTGATATTCGGGTGCATTTTGTGTCTAATATGGACGGCACACAGCTTGACAGTTTATTAAAAGTATTAAATCGACAAACGACTTTATTTATCATTTCTTCAAAATCTTTTGGCACGATTGATACCTTATCAAACGCCCAAACCGCCTTGGCGTGGCTACTTGGTCGGGTGGGTAGGGATACGCCGTGGATAAAAGACAGTATTTTACGCCGCCATTTTATTGGCATATCCACACGTCCCGATAAGATGAATGAGTGGGGCATTCACAGCGATAATCAGCTTTTGCTGTGGGATTGGGTTGGCGGTCGCTTTAGTATGTGGTCGGTGATTGGACTTGCTATTGCAATAAAGATTGGCATGGGTCATTTTTATGAGCTGCTTGCAGGCGCAAATCAACTGGATAGGCATTTTGCCACCGCTCCTTTTTGCCAAAATTTGCCTGTGCTTTTGGGTTTGATTGGTGTATGGAACAGCACGTTTTTAGACATCAACGCCCATACGGTGTTGCCTTATGATGGGCGGTTGTCGTTTTTCCCTAATTATTTAACCCAGCTTGAGATGGAAAGTAACGGCAAATCGGTGGGGCGTGATGGGCAATCGGTCGCGTACAGCACTTGCCCTGTGCTGTGGGGCGACATCGGTTCAAACGCTCAGCACGCTTTTTATCAATTGCTTCACCAAGGCACGCAAAGGGTGTCTTGCGATTTTATCACGCCCATTCATCGCTATAATGACAGGCAAACGTCCAATGACGAGCTGACCAATCAGCATAAATTGTCACTCTCAAATTGCTTGGCTCAATCTCAAGTGCTGGCGTTTGGCAATGGGGCATTGCCAAGTGAGCTTGTGCCAAATGATGATCAGTTCTCAAAATTTAAGCAATACCGCGGCAATCAGCCGTCCACCACGCTACTTTTAAAGGATTTAAACCCCAAGACGCTTGGGGCATTGATTGCTTTGTATGAGCATAAAGTGTATGTGATGAGTGTAATTTGGCACATCAATCCTTTTGACCAATGGGGCGTGGAAGTTGGCAAGGTGATGGCAAATCAAGTGTATGATGCACTCACAAATGGTGTGATAAGCACTGGTTTTGACAGCTCAACCAATCAGCTGTTAAACGTGATAAAGGGGGCGGTATGA
- the galE gene encoding UDP-glucose 4-epimerase GalE, with the protein MKKILVTGGAGYIGSHTLIELIKAGFKPIVYDNLSNSSPIALERVAKIACQKIDFIKGDVLDKALLAKTFSEHNFFAVIHFAGLKAVGESVDKPVTYYQNNVAGTLNLLEIMQQFNVKNFVFSSSATVYGDPAALPITEDMPRSTTNPYGQSKLMVEYILEDLAKADKDFSIISLRYFNPIGADVSGTIGEDPSDIPNNLMPYISQVAVGKLPKLSVFGDDYDTPDGTGVRDYIHVVDLAKGHVSALGYIERQNNPFGFEPINLGTGRGTSVLELVSAFVRTTGQAVPYVIAPRRAGDIAACYASSDKAKALLGWTAEFDIGRMCVDTWRWQSNNPNGYKA; encoded by the coding sequence ATGAAAAAAATCTTAGTAACGGGCGGGGCAGGCTATATTGGCTCGCACACCTTAATTGAGCTTATCAAAGCAGGGTTTAAACCGATTGTTTATGACAATTTATCCAATTCTAGCCCTATTGCCCTAGAGCGAGTGGCAAAGATTGCTTGCCAAAAAATTGACTTTATCAAAGGTGATGTCTTGGATAAAGCCTTGCTTGCCAAAACCTTTAGTGAGCACAACTTTTTTGCCGTCATTCATTTTGCAGGGCTAAAAGCGGTAGGCGAGAGCGTTGATAAACCTGTTACATATTACCAAAACAATGTGGCAGGCACGCTTAATTTATTAGAAATTATGCAACAATTTAACGTCAAAAATTTTGTATTTTCATCATCGGCGACCGTCTATGGTGACCCTGCCGCCTTACCGATTACCGAAGATATGCCACGCTCTACCACCAATCCTTATGGGCAATCTAAACTGATGGTGGAGTATATTTTAGAAGATTTGGCAAAAGCTGATAAGGATTTTAGCATTATATCTTTACGGTATTTTAATCCGATAGGGGCAGATGTGTCAGGCACGATTGGCGAAGACCCAAGCGACATTCCCAACAATCTTATGCCGTACATCAGCCAAGTGGCGGTAGGAAAATTACCAAAATTATCAGTATTTGGCGATGATTATGACACCCCTGACGGCACAGGCGTGCGAGATTACATTCATGTGGTGGATTTGGCAAAAGGTCATGTATCGGCTTTAGGGTATATTGAACGCCAAAATAATCCGTTTGGCTTTGAGCCAATCAACTTAGGTACAGGACGTGGCACATCTGTGCTTGAGCTTGTCAGTGCCTTTGTCCGCACCACAGGGCAGGCTGTGCCGTATGTGATTGCCCCACGTCGAGCAGGAGATATCGCTGCTTGTTATGCCAGTAGTGATAAAGCCAAAGCGTTACTTGGCTGGACGGCAGAGTTTGACATTGGCAGAATGTGCGTAGATACTTGGCGTTGGCAAAGTAATAACCCTAACGGATATAAAGCCTAA
- a CDS encoding UTP--glucose-1-phosphate uridylyltransferase: MTKPTYAVIPTAGFGTRMLPLSKAVPKELLPLGDKPAIQYVIEEAIASGIKNIVLVNHTQKVAIENYFDINSELDTQLRTKGKDNLADSLNFLPNDVSIVSVRQGKPLGLGHAVLQARSVVGNHHFAVLLPDVVLNPYTTDYQSQNLAFMLDEFSKNEHSQILVEPVANKDIHKYGIARLDGKTKTLEKTEQNQSFAVTGFVEKPKADAAPSNLAVVGRYVFNNAIFEFLQNAKPSVGGEIQLTDAIDALISTQGVNVVTMAGDSFDAGDMTSYMQAFMYFAKQALGKTK, translated from the coding sequence ATGACCAAACCTACCTATGCTGTCATTCCCACCGCAGGTTTTGGCACTCGTATGTTGCCCTTATCTAAAGCTGTGCCAAAAGAGCTGTTACCGCTTGGCGATAAGCCTGCCATACAGTATGTCATTGAAGAAGCGATTGCTTCAGGGATAAAAAACATCGTCCTTGTTAATCACACCCAAAAAGTAGCGATTGAAAACTATTTTGACATCAACAGCGAACTTGACACTCAGCTTAGAACCAAAGGCAAAGATAATCTTGCCGATAGCCTAAACTTTTTGCCAAATGATGTGAGTATTGTGAGTGTACGCCAAGGCAAACCGCTCGGCTTAGGTCATGCAGTATTGCAAGCTCGCTCGGTGGTGGGTAATCATCATTTTGCTGTTTTGTTGCCTGATGTGGTCCTAAATCCTTATACCACTGATTATCAAAGCCAAAATTTGGCATTTATGCTTGATGAATTTAGCAAAAATGAGCATTCACAGATTTTGGTGGAGCCTGTGGCAAACAAAGATATTCACAAATATGGCATTGCAAGGCTTGATGGCAAAACTAAGACGCTAGAAAAAACCGAACAAAATCAATCCTTTGCGGTAACAGGCTTTGTAGAAAAACCCAAGGCAGATGCTGCTCCTAGTAATTTGGCGGTGGTGGGGCGTTATGTGTTTAACAACGCTATTTTTGAGTTTTTACAAAATGCCAAGCCAAGTGTGGGTGGTGAAATTCAGCTTACCGATGCCATTGATGCCTTGATTAGCACACAAGGGGTAAACGTGGTTACGATGGCAGGCGACAGTTTTGATGCAGGTGATATGACTAGCTATATGCAGGCGTTTATGTATTTTGCTAAACAAGCATTGGGCAAGACGAAGTAA
- a CDS encoding M48 family metallopeptidase has product MTSIRYFDGQVSKAHTATIMPVYYQDKMDGFTITYGSTVKRYFAKEFEYLPSVSHSPHVLMMADGARVEFIGDVPDWLSLNHHDLFNKISQMENRWAWIGVSLAIMCVFVFGVFKFGIPLAAHHIAQKMPADTLMAVGDTAQEYVMDMTKPSTLPKARQDEIIALYDKLNTDLTAKIIVRNGDKLGANALAIPNNTIIITDELIRLTDDDRQILAVLAHEKGHLVHRHSLEQAISSLGVGVLVVVITGDTSDLLLALPTLLAVSNYSQKAEMEADKFAIDELKKLNISSIHLANFFRKMQAEHGDKDGHWSMLSTHPKTDERIWQAEQYQ; this is encoded by the coding sequence ATGACAAGTATTCGCTACTTTGATGGGCAAGTAAGTAAGGCACACACTGCTACCATCATGCCTGTGTATTATCAAGATAAGATGGACGGCTTTACCATCACTTATGGCAGTACCGTAAAACGCTACTTTGCCAAAGAATTTGAATACTTGCCATCGGTGAGTCATTCGCCCCATGTCTTGATGATGGCAGACGGGGCCAGAGTGGAGTTTATCGGTGACGTACCCGACTGGCTAAGTCTTAATCATCACGACTTATTTAATAAAATCTCGCAAATGGAAAATCGCTGGGCGTGGATTGGAGTCAGTCTTGCCATCATGTGTGTGTTTGTGTTTGGCGTGTTTAAATTTGGCATACCGCTGGCAGCTCATCACATCGCCCAAAAAATGCCTGCTGATACCTTGATGGCAGTCGGCGACACTGCACAAGAGTATGTCATGGATATGACCAAACCCAGCACCTTACCAAAGGCTCGTCAAGACGAGATTATCGCCTTATATGACAAATTAAACACCGATCTGACAGCCAAAATCATCGTCCGAAATGGTGACAAGCTTGGTGCAAACGCCCTTGCGATACCTAATAACACCATCATTATCACTGATGAACTAATTAGGCTTACCGATGACGATCGCCAAATCCTAGCCGTGCTGGCTCATGAAAAAGGACATCTTGTGCATCGTCACAGCTTAGAGCAGGCGATTAGCAGTCTTGGAGTTGGTGTGCTTGTGGTCGTCATCACAGGTGATACGTCAGATTTGTTGCTCGCACTGCCAACTTTATTAGCAGTTTCTAACTACTCACAAAAAGCGGAGATGGAAGCGGATAAATTTGCCATTGATGAGCTAAAAAAGCTTAATATCTCATCCATTCATCTTGCTAATTTTTTTAGAAAAATGCAGGCAGAACATGGCGATAAAGATGGACACTGGTCAATGTTATCGACACACCCAAAAACAGATGAACGCATTTGGCAAGCTGAGCAGTATCAATGA
- the rdgB gene encoding RdgB/HAM1 family non-canonical purine NTP pyrophosphatase — translation MQKIVLASNNQGKLAEFESLFAKANLPYTITPQGKLGISDAIEDGLSFVENAIIKARHASNASGLPAIADDSGLCVPILGNAPGIYSARYASLIGGEKSDAANNERLLKELLPHRKDVPIAGKFVCVLVMVRHANDPLPIIAQGEWQGEILAQLQGDNGFGYDPLFYIPSLGKSSAQLDKSAKNALSHRGQALAKLIQYLRN, via the coding sequence ATGCAAAAAATTGTCCTAGCCAGTAATAACCAAGGCAAACTTGCTGAATTTGAAAGCTTGTTTGCCAAAGCAAATCTACCCTACACCATCACACCCCAAGGCAAGCTTGGCATTAGTGATGCGATAGAAGACGGTTTATCCTTTGTGGAAAATGCCATCATTAAGGCACGCCACGCCAGTAACGCCAGTGGATTGCCCGCCATCGCGGACGACAGCGGACTTTGTGTGCCGATACTTGGCAATGCACCTGGGATTTATTCGGCACGCTATGCAAGCTTAATCGGCGGCGAAAAAAGCGACGCTGCTAATAACGAGCGATTATTAAAAGAGCTTTTGCCACATAGAAAAGATGTACCGATTGCTGGCAAATTTGTTTGTGTGCTTGTGATGGTGCGTCATGCCAATGACCCTTTGCCCATCATTGCCCAAGGAGAGTGGCAAGGTGAGATTTTAGCACAGCTACAAGGCGATAATGGCTTTGGCTATGATCCACTGTTTTATATACCAAGCCTTGGCAAATCATCTGCCCAACTGGATAAATCCGCCAAAAATGCCCTCAGCCACCGAGGGCAGGCACTTGCCAAGCTGATACAATACTTGCGTAACTAA
- a CDS encoding UDP-glucose 6-dehydrogenase, with the protein MNKTDDAIYVVGGNHEAMNACILLASLDKQVMCFAYDDDINQTLAHYKFDKQMTALWEMYVQTGSICAMPMDNDVIKDIANKQRVWLFVDEVSDHDLTIFVKKQDNLHSQIIVSGTKAMGEINKLAKQLKTAWVYYLPFIFMKDGANFSAFFGADLLIIGEKTADSVQACKILLFLQKNAKTCEVADIKTIEFARTSIMAMLATRLSFMNEMARLADNQHINICDIERIMGKDSRIGGAYLSAGWGFGGKALPTEIELLSKTFAQNQVNTQLLSAVRAINSDQKELIFRKFWRYFNGFIEHKTVVIWGAGYRIGTSRTTNSAIHELLNLLWSYQISTFVYVNNTAFELSKRYGDEPLLTLIDEPYTHLTQADGLFIVNWSGLLPPDIHELNKVNLPIFDAKNILTDSQVAQYKGDYIGIGRQL; encoded by the coding sequence ATGAATAAAACGGACGATGCGATTTATGTTGTTGGTGGTAATCATGAAGCCATGAACGCTTGCATTTTACTTGCCAGTCTTGATAAACAAGTGATGTGTTTTGCCTATGACGATGACATTAACCAAACGTTGGCACATTATAAATTTGACAAACAAATGACAGCTCTTTGGGAGATGTATGTGCAAACAGGTAGCATCTGTGCTATGCCAATGGATAATGATGTTATTAAAGATATTGCCAATAAACAGCGTGTATGGTTGTTTGTTGATGAAGTCAGTGATCATGATTTGACGATTTTTGTCAAAAAACAAGACAATTTACACAGCCAAATTATCGTAAGTGGCACAAAGGCAATGGGTGAGATAAACAAGCTTGCCAAACAGCTAAAGACCGCTTGGGTGTACTATTTGCCGTTTATTTTTATGAAAGATGGGGCAAATTTTAGTGCGTTTTTTGGGGCAGATTTACTTATCATTGGCGAAAAAACGGCAGATAGTGTGCAGGCGTGCAAGATTTTACTGTTTTTACAAAAAAATGCCAAAACTTGTGAAGTTGCCGACATCAAAACCATTGAATTTGCTCGCACAAGTATTATGGCAATGCTTGCCACACGCTTAAGTTTTATGAATGAAATGGCACGACTTGCCGACAACCAGCACATCAATATCTGTGATATTGAGCGTATTATGGGTAAAGACAGTCGTATCGGTGGGGCGTATCTGTCGGCAGGTTGGGGCTTTGGCGGTAAGGCACTGCCAACTGAGATTGAGCTGCTATCTAAAACCTTTGCCCAAAACCAAGTTAATACGCAACTGCTTAGTGCTGTGCGTGCTATTAACAGCGACCAAAAAGAGCTGATTTTTCGCAAGTTTTGGCGATATTTTAACGGTTTTATTGAGCATAAAACGGTGGTTATTTGGGGGGCAGGCTATCGCATTGGCACATCTCGCACCACCAATTCTGCTATCCATGAGCTGTTAAATTTGTTGTGGTCGTATCAGATTAGCACGTTTGTTTATGTTAATAACACCGCTTTTGAGTTGTCGAAGCGATATGGTGATGAGCCGTTACTTACGTTAATTGATGAGCCGTATACGCATTTAACACAGGCAGACGGATTATTTATTGTGAACTGGTCAGGCTTATTACCGCCTGATATTCATGAGCTAAATAAAGTTAATCTTCCAATTTTTGATGCTAAAAATATTTTGACAGATAGCCAAGTGGCACAGTATAAGGGCGATTATATAGGAATTGGACGACAGTTGTGA
- the tig gene encoding trigger factor: MSNLDITLNVISDKEAQLTVKVPVGQIQGKVESRIRSLAKTAKIDGFRKGKVPVSHIRAQYGAGIQQEVINDVIRDTVFEALSEKKVRAVGVPNIDDVKLENEFLVYQATVETFPEVQVQGLSEIEVERQVASVSDEDVDTMIENLQKQRQTFEVKEGEVVDGDQVLFDFEGSIDGEKFEGGAATDYTLVIGSGQMIPGFEDGIKGMKAGEEKTIKVTFPEDYQAENLAGKEADFKINVKEVKEAKLPELNEEFFELFGVTEGGLDKLKVDVRKNMEREIKNATRNQVKQAAFDALLEKNEFDVPKAMLEQEIDRQRQQMLQRFAQQFGGNANFGADMLPNELFEDQALRSVRLGVLVSQIIEKNNLTVDQDRVTAFIKEAAENYEDPNEVIEYYTNDKQQRAGVEAVVLEDQVVDYLLEQGKVTDKEVKYQDLLAASQKAQSQF, translated from the coding sequence ATGAGCAATTTAGACATTACATTAAACGTCATTTCTGACAAAGAGGCGCAGCTGACCGTTAAAGTTCCTGTGGGTCAAATCCAAGGTAAAGTAGAAAGCCGTATTCGTAGTCTAGCTAAGACCGCTAAGATTGATGGTTTTCGTAAAGGTAAAGTGCCTGTGTCGCACATTCGTGCCCAATATGGTGCAGGTATTCAGCAAGAGGTGATTAACGATGTTATTCGTGATACGGTATTTGAAGCACTAAGCGAGAAAAAAGTGCGTGCTGTTGGCGTGCCAAACATTGATGATGTCAAGCTTGAAAATGAATTTTTGGTATATCAAGCCACCGTTGAGACTTTCCCAGAAGTGCAAGTGCAAGGCTTAAGCGAGATTGAAGTTGAGCGTCAAGTAGCCAGCGTGTCTGATGAAGATGTGGACACCATGATTGAAAACCTACAAAAACAACGCCAAACTTTTGAAGTAAAAGAGGGTGAGGTTGTTGATGGTGATCAGGTGTTATTTGACTTTGAAGGCTCGATTGATGGTGAGAAGTTTGAAGGTGGTGCAGCCACAGACTATACGCTGGTTATCGGTTCAGGTCAGATGATTCCTGGCTTTGAAGATGGTATTAAAGGCATGAAAGCAGGCGAAGAAAAAACCATCAAGGTAACTTTCCCTGAAGATTACCAAGCTGAAAATTTGGCAGGTAAAGAAGCTGATTTTAAAATCAACGTAAAAGAGGTTAAAGAAGCTAAATTGCCAGAGCTTAATGAGGAGTTTTTTGAGCTGTTTGGTGTGACAGAAGGCGGTCTAGATAAGCTAAAAGTAGACGTGCGTAAAAACATGGAGCGTGAGATTAAGAACGCTACCCGTAACCAAGTTAAGCAAGCTGCTTTTGACGCACTGCTTGAGAAGAATGAATTTGACGTGCCAAAAGCCATGCTAGAGCAAGAAATTGATCGTCAACGTCAGCAAATGCTACAACGTTTCGCTCAGCAGTTTGGCGGTAATGCAAACTTTGGTGCAGATATGCTACCAAATGAGTTGTTTGAAGATCAAGCCTTACGTTCGGTACGCCTTGGGGTGCTGGTTAGCCAAATCATCGAGAAAAATAACCTAACAGTGGATCAAGACCGTGTTACAGCATTCATTAAAGAAGCCGCTGAAAATTATGAAGATCCAAACGAAGTGATCGAGTACTACACCAATGATAAACAGCAACGTGCTGGCGTAGAAGCGGTAGTTTTAGAAGATCAAGTGGTAGATTATCTGCTTGAGCAAGGTAAAGTCACTGATAAAGAGGTGAAATACCAAGATTTGTTAGCAGCATCGCAAAAAGCTCAATCTCAGTTCTAA